A window of Aromatoleum bremense genomic DNA:
GCGCGTCCATCGCGGCGAGCACCTTGTCATGCACGCTCTTGCCACCGAAGGTCAGCCGCGTGGCGTCGGTCGTTTCGGCGAGCGGACCGTCGAGCGAAAGGCCGATGCTGACCCCGTGCCCGGCCAGGAAGTCGATCGCGGCAGTGTCGAGCAGCGTGGCGTTGGTCTGCACACCGAAGACGAAGTCGTCCTTGAACGCCGCGATGGCCGGAAACAGCGCCTGCTGGTTCATCAGCGGTTCGGCCCCGTGAAAGATGATGCGCGGCAAACGTCCGGCCGGCATGGTCGCGGCGAAATAGGTCTTGAGCCGCCCCAACGCTTCCTGCAGGCGGTCGGCAGCCATGTGCGAACCGTTCCTGCGCATGCCTTCCGGGATGTAGCAGTAGGTGCAGTTGAGGTTGCAGCGCTCGGTCGGGTTGACGTAGGCCGCCGAAGGTTTGAGTTCGAAACGCAGCGCGTGCAGCTCGCGACCGAAAGCGGCCGACTTTTCGCGGTAACCGGCAAGCAGCGGGCCTTCGCCGAGCGCCTCGGCCAGGCGCTCCTTGCGCACCAGCGCCCAGAAGGCGGTGGCCGGGTCGGTGAGTGCCAGGTAGTCGGCGTGGCCGATGTCGAGCGGCAGCAGGCTGGGGCCGTTGCCGCTGTTGGCGTAGGCGCCGGCCGAGGGCGCGGCCGAACGCACGGGCGCAGCCGTCCCGCCCGCCGTGGTTGCGGCGGGGTTGATCACAGCAGTCATGGGACCTCCGCTTACGCTGTGGCGTCAGACTCAACGGCGTCCGGCACGGCGTCCGGACTCGCGGCGCGATCCATCAGGATGTAGTGCGACAGGCCGATGCCGTCGGCTTCGCAATGCTGGCGGGTGGCGATGATCGCCGGCTTGGCGCTGGTGATGGCGGGGATTGCTGCGGTCGTGGGGGATGTCATCCGATCTCTCCTTGCGTTTCCAGAAAACAAAAAGGGCTTCGCCGCGACGCTTTCCAGGCGTGCGGCGAAACCCCTTGCCATTGGTTTCGAAACTGCGAAGTCCGACAGGTCTTCTGGCTCTCGGATCAACCGGTTGGTCTGCGCCTTCCCATGACGATGCGTCATCACAGTGGCTGGTCGCCGCATGCCGCGCGACCTTGCAGATTCCGTCCCCGATTACAGCGGCGGGCCCGCCACGGAATTGGGCCGCGGCCCGCACCGTGTTCCGGGGCGGCTGGTCGGCGCGCCCCCTTTGTCGAAATCGACTCGCATTCTAGCGAGCGGCGAGAAATCGCGTCAAGGCCACACCGTGTGGCATCTGGGGCGCTTGGTACGGCTGCACTGAGCCGGAGCCGGGCCGGTCGTCACCGGCTTTCGGCCTGCGGAAAAACTACGGCCGCCCCGGGGCGGCCGCTTTGTGCAGGGACTGCCGAAACTAGCAAGCGCCCAGCCGTTCGCGCGACCCGCCCAGCCCTTTCTCGTTGATGCCTTTCAGCACTTTCTCGGGCGTGATCGGCGCTTCCATGAACTGGATGCCGAGCGCGTGATAGATCGCGTTCGCGACCGCCCCGACCGGGCTCACCAGCCCCGACTCGCCGACGCTTTTCGCCCCGAACGGCCCGACCGGGTCGGCGTTCTCGACGAGGATCGTCTTGATCTTCGGCATGTCGCTCGGGCCG
This region includes:
- the cbpB gene encoding peptide-modifying radical SAM enzyme CbpB, translating into MTAVINPAATTAGGTAAPVRSAAPSAGAYANSGNGPSLLPLDIGHADYLALTDPATAFWALVRKERLAEALGEGPLLAGYREKSAAFGRELHALRFELKPSAAYVNPTERCNLNCTYCYIPEGMRRNGSHMAADRLQEALGRLKTYFAATMPAGRLPRIIFHGAEPLMNQQALFPAIAAFKDDFVFGVQTNATLLDTAAIDFLAGHGVSIGLSLDGPLAETTDATRLTFGGKSVHDKVLAAMDALKGYASWSVIATCTEKNLDQLVPLVELFHAREVPTCMLNAVRCTLPGARTVRPDDAALANRFIAALERTHQLYRESGRKLVVANFANILLAILAPTARRLMCDISPCGGGRAFFALAPDGGLFPCSEFIGLDDFRGGNLFSDDIDAVLQSDAFRKVTGRNVDAITPCSTCAIRHFCGSPCPAEAHEMNGGMDRVGAFCGFYEEQTRYAFRLIADGKADDFLWDGWKDGTESSFDLMLA
- the cbpA gene encoding modified peptide precursor CbpA codes for the protein MTSPTTAAIPAITSAKPAIIATRQHCEADGIGLSHYILMDRAASPDAVPDAVESDATA